One part of the uncultured Bacteroides sp. genome encodes these proteins:
- a CDS encoding ABC transporter permease, whose protein sequence is MGTIDISYENLLIGLLMMGIPMFYLWKFKTGLVKSTLIAVLRMLVQLFLIGVYLKYLFFLNHPLVNFLWVFVMIIVASETALVRTRLQRKILLIPISIGFFISVVLIGTYFLGLVLQLNNIFNAQYFIPIFGILMGNMLSVNVIGLNTFYSGLQREQQEYYYLLGNGATRQEAQAPFIRQALIKAFSPCIANMAVMGLVALPGTMIGQILGGSSPNVAIKYQMMIVVITFTASMLSIMITISIASRRSFDKFGRLIHVFKESKKNGR, encoded by the coding sequence ATGGGAACAATAGATATTAGTTATGAAAACTTACTAATTGGTTTGCTAATGATGGGCATTCCAATGTTTTACCTGTGGAAATTTAAGACAGGACTGGTAAAATCCACGTTGATAGCTGTACTGAGGATGTTAGTCCAACTCTTCCTTATTGGAGTCTATTTAAAGTATCTTTTTTTCTTAAATCATCCACTGGTAAATTTTCTTTGGGTATTCGTAATGATAATCGTTGCATCCGAAACTGCATTAGTCAGAACCAGGCTACAACGAAAGATTCTTTTGATACCAATTTCCATTGGTTTTTTTATTTCGGTTGTCCTCATAGGTACCTATTTTTTAGGTCTGGTTCTTCAACTAAATAATATTTTTAATGCACAATATTTTATTCCAATATTTGGAATATTGATGGGTAATATGTTGTCTGTAAATGTAATAGGATTGAATACATTTTATAGTGGGCTTCAGCGGGAACAACAAGAATATTACTACTTATTGGGAAACGGAGCAACCCGTCAGGAAGCTCAGGCACCATTTATAAGACAAGCTTTAATAAAAGCATTTAGTCCTTGCATCGCAAATATGGCAGTAATGGGACTCGTTGCTCTTCCTGGAACCATGATAGGGCAGATACTTGGAGGAAGTAGTCCTAATGTTGCAATAAAATATCAGATGATGATAGTCGTTATCACCTTTACAGCATCAATGCTTTCAATCATGATCACTATATCAATTGCATCCAGGCGATCTTTTGACAAATTTGGTAGATTAATCCACGTCTTCAAAGAAAGTAAGAAAAATGGACGATGA
- a CDS encoding ATP-binding cassette domain-containing protein, producing the protein MLKIEDACIAYREQELFTGLCVHIKRGEMVCISGESGSGKTSLLNAIMGFVPLTSGSITIDDLLLCEENIDQIRRKIAWIPQELALPCEWVSEMIMLPFELKANKVIHFSKKKLFEVFKELNLEEELFTKRVSEISGGQRQRIMIAVAALLEKPLLIIDEPTSALDAGSVERVLNFFNILSQKGMTILAVSHDRAFKLGCDNVIYL; encoded by the coding sequence ATGCTCAAAATAGAAGATGCCTGTATTGCGTATAGAGAACAAGAACTCTTTACGGGACTTTGTGTGCATATAAAAAGAGGTGAGATGGTCTGCATTTCCGGCGAATCCGGAAGTGGAAAGACTTCACTTCTGAATGCAATTATGGGCTTTGTTCCGTTAACAAGCGGAAGCATAACAATAGATGATCTTTTGCTTTGCGAAGAAAACATCGACCAGATTAGAAGAAAAATAGCATGGATACCCCAGGAACTTGCTTTGCCATGCGAATGGGTAAGTGAAATGATAATGCTTCCTTTTGAGCTAAAGGCAAATAAAGTAATTCATTTTTCAAAGAAAAAACTATTTGAGGTTTTTAAGGAATTAAATCTGGAAGAAGAACTCTTTACAAAACGTGTCAGCGAAATATCAGGCGGACAGCGACAAAGAATTATGATAGCTGTTGCTGCTCTTTTAGAGAAACCTTTACTGATTATAGACGAACCAACCTCGGCACTTGACGCAGGATCTGTAGAAAGAGTTCTGAACTTTTTCAACATACTATCTCAAAAAGGGATGACTATTCTCGCTGTATCTCACGACCGTGCATTTAAACTAGGCTGCGATAATGTAATATACTTATAG
- a CDS encoding HU family DNA-binding protein, whose product MAIDFKATKVNNNMKPEEKPRYYAKAVTKGTVTLNRIIEDMCEESTLSKADVVAVVAGLSKHLLKNLQEGYTVKIDSLGTFSTSVKSATVDNAEDVHPKDVSFSKINYLPEVKMLESFRAVSFQKVETKEEAKVSKPRGRKPIRRK is encoded by the coding sequence ATGGCTATAGATTTTAAGGCTACGAAAGTTAACAATAACATGAAGCCCGAAGAAAAACCTCGTTATTACGCAAAAGCAGTAACTAAAGGAACCGTAACACTAAACCGCATTATTGAAGATATGTGCGAAGAAAGCACACTGTCAAAAGCTGATGTAGTTGCCGTTGTTGCCGGACTTAGCAAGCATTTATTAAAGAATCTGCAGGAGGGTTATACTGTGAAAATAGATTCATTAGGAACATTTTCCACTTCAGTAAAGAGTGCTACAGTAGACAACGCAGAAGATGTTCACCCGAAAGATGTTTCATTCAGCAAGATTAATTATCTTCCGGAAGTAAAAATGCTGGAAAGTTTCCGTGCTGTATCGTTCCAGAAAGTGGAAACAAAAGAAGAAGCAAAAGTTTCAAAGCCTAGAGGACGCAAGCCTATTCGCAGAAAATAA
- a CDS encoding DUF2148 domain-containing protein: MILNERDARHEHMLNVAKQMMTAARTAPKGKGVDVIETAVVTENDIKLLSDEMIRLNGENGMMFFLRDAENILSADAIVLIGTHEKLQGLNCGHCGFPTCASKPSETPCALNTIDVGIAIGSACATASDLRVDSRVMFSAGLAAQSLNWLPGCKTVMAIPISCSSKNPFFDRKPKEKK; the protein is encoded by the coding sequence ATGATATTAAATGAACGTGATGCCAGACATGAGCATATGCTTAATGTGGCTAAACAGATGATGACTGCTGCGCGCACTGCTCCTAAAGGAAAGGGTGTAGATGTGATTGAAACTGCTGTTGTTACTGAAAATGATATAAAATTACTTTCCGATGAGATGATCAGACTGAACGGAGAAAATGGAATGATGTTCTTTCTTCGTGATGCAGAAAATATTCTTTCGGCTGATGCAATCGTGTTAATTGGCACACATGAGAAATTGCAAGGGTTAAATTGTGGCCATTGTGGATTTCCCACTTGTGCTTCGAAGCCGAGTGAAACTCCATGCGCTCTGAATACTATTGATGTTGGTATCGCTATTGGTTCGGCATGTGCTACGGCATCGGACTTACGTGTAGATTCACGCGTTATGTTTTCTGCGGGACTTGCTGCTCAGTCACTCAATTGGCTTCCTGGCTGTAAAACCGTGATGGCTATTCCAATTAGTTGTTCAAGTAAAAATCCGTTCTTTGATCGTAAACCTAAAGAAAAGAAATAA
- a CDS encoding agmatine deiminase family protein, producing MGILVGLPKNGDEEKDYQINWGDPFGIQVEKREPFLPSEWYKQSGVQLTWPHAGTDWAHMLTEVQECFAAIAREIAKKELLLIVAPDVNAVKAQISNSVNMENVRFFECETNDTWARDHGAITMIDGSAPRLLDFCFNGWGQKFGAGLDNQITHKAYNAKCFNGEYENRLNFVLEGGSIESDGLGTLLTTSTCLLAPNRNDTMNKVEIEEYLRSVFHLQQVLWLDYGYLAGDDTDSHVDTLARLCPNNTIVYVKCADSEDEHYEELTKMEDQLRTFRTLKGEPYRLLALPMADCIIENIERLPATYANFLILNESILYPTYNQPKNDAEAAEILAEAFPDKEIIGIDCRALIKQHGSLHCVTMQYPEGVIK from the coding sequence ATGGGTATATTAGTTGGTCTTCCAAAAAATGGAGACGAAGAAAAAGATTATCAGATAAATTGGGGAGATCCCTTTGGTATTCAAGTTGAAAAGCGTGAACCTTTTCTTCCTTCTGAATGGTATAAACAAAGCGGGGTACAGCTTACATGGCCACATGCCGGTACCGACTGGGCTCATATGCTTACCGAAGTACAGGAATGTTTTGCTGCCATTGCCCGTGAAATTGCAAAGAAAGAATTGCTGCTAATCGTGGCTCCTGACGTAAATGCGGTTAAAGCACAGATATCCAATAGTGTAAACATGGAAAATGTTCGTTTCTTTGAATGCGAAACAAATGATACGTGGGCTCGTGATCATGGTGCTATTACGATGATAGACGGCTCTGCCCCTCGCCTGCTAGACTTTTGTTTTAATGGTTGGGGACAAAAATTTGGTGCCGGACTTGATAATCAAATTACGCATAAGGCTTACAATGCAAAATGTTTCAATGGTGAATATGAAAATCGCTTGAATTTTGTACTCGAAGGCGGCTCAATAGAAAGTGATGGATTAGGAACTTTGCTTACTACATCTACCTGTCTGCTTGCTCCCAACCGGAACGATACAATGAATAAGGTGGAAATTGAGGAATATTTGCGTTCAGTATTTCATTTGCAACAGGTATTGTGGCTTGATTATGGTTACCTGGCTGGCGATGATACTGATAGTCATGTAGATACCTTGGCTCGTCTTTGTCCCAATAATACGATTGTGTACGTAAAGTGTGCTGATTCGGAAGATGAGCATTACGAGGAATTGACAAAAATGGAGGATCAACTTCGTACGTTCCGCACCTTGAAAGGAGAACCTTATCGTTTACTTGCTTTGCCAATGGCAGACTGTATTATAGAAAATATAGAACGCCTGCCGGCTACGTATGCAAACTTTTTAATTCTCAATGAATCAATTCTTTATCCTACTTATAATCAACCTAAGAATGATGCTGAAGCAGCTGAAATACTTGCAGAAGCTTTCCCGGATAAAGAGATTATCGGAATTGATTGTCGTGCATTAATTAAGCAGCATGGCTCTCTTCATTGTGTAACTATGCAATATCCTGAGGGTGTTATTAAATAG
- a CDS encoding carbon-nitrogen hydrolase yields the protein MDNRTIKIGLVQQSNTADLKENLKKLADNIEACVSQGAQLVVLQELHNSLYFCQVEDTNNFDLAEPIPGPSTGFYGELAAAHGIVLVTSLFEKRAPGLYHNTAVVFDTDGSIAGKYRKMHIPDDPAYYEKFYFTPGDIGFQPIQTSLGKLGVLVCWDQWYPEAARLMALRGAEILIYPTAIGWESSDTEDEKSRQLNAWIISQRAHAVANGLPVVSVNRVGHEADPSSNTNGIQFWGNSFVAGPQGEFLAQAGNSEATNIVVEVSLTRSENVRRWWPFLRDRRIDEYGEITKRFID from the coding sequence ATGGATAACAGAACTATAAAGATAGGTTTAGTGCAGCAGTCAAATACGGCTGATTTAAAAGAAAATCTGAAAAAACTGGCGGATAACATCGAAGCCTGTGTATCTCAAGGTGCTCAGTTGGTTGTGCTTCAGGAGTTACACAACTCTCTTTACTTTTGTCAGGTAGAAGATACAAATAACTTCGATCTTGCCGAACCTATACCTGGTCCGTCTACCGGATTTTATGGAGAATTGGCTGCAGCACATGGAATTGTGCTAGTTACTTCTTTATTCGAGAAACGTGCTCCGGGTCTGTATCATAACACAGCCGTTGTATTTGATACCGATGGATCTATTGCCGGGAAGTATCGGAAAATGCATATTCCGGATGATCCTGCATATTATGAAAAGTTCTATTTTACCCCTGGTGATATAGGATTTCAACCAATTCAAACATCTCTTGGAAAACTTGGGGTGTTGGTTTGCTGGGATCAGTGGTATCCTGAAGCTGCCCGCTTGATGGCACTTCGTGGAGCCGAAATATTAATCTATCCTACAGCAATTGGATGGGAAAGTTCGGATACTGAAGATGAAAAGAGCCGTCAGCTGAATGCCTGGATTATCTCTCAAAGAGCACATGCCGTTGCCAACGGACTTCCGGTTGTTTCCGTAAATCGTGTTGGACATGAGGCAGATCCTTCCAGCAATACAAATGGTATTCAGTTCTGGGGAAATAGCTTTGTTGCCGGTCCGCAGGGTGAATTTCTTGCACAGGCGGGAAATAGCGAAGCGACGAACATTGTCGTTGAGGTTAGCTTAACCCGTTCCGAAAATGTACGCCGCTGGTGGCCATTCCTTCGCGATAGAAGAATTGATGAATATGGAGAAATAACTAAACGCTTTATTGATTAG
- a CDS encoding sulfatase-like hydrolase/transferase: MLTNKYRYLYKTPLTLLYNLALSLVTFTICRIIFLAANISYFPNLSNAQLFSLFKGGIVFDVSAIVYLNILYILLMATPIYLKEKESYQRSVKWLFVVTNGIAIVANLIDVVYFRYTDHRTTALTFKEFSNEGNIGTIIEKGMVANWYLTIIGVILIFALWKLYKTSGLKQCPQKLRPYYITQTILLFLIATFCVIGMRGGVIYHSRPITNTDANVYISRPSEANIVLNTPFSIIRTIGAKHYTDPKYYSSDKELNAIFNPIIQTNDSVASKKLNVVVLIMESFSKEFVGSMNSHLDGGKYKGYTPFLDSLIQHSLTFNHSFANGQKSIDAMPSILSGLPKLYECYFLTPYALNSISGIAGELKKEGYYSAFFHGATNGSMGFEGFANMSGFQDYYGMTEYNNNKDFDGTWAIWDEEFFQFYAKKMSSFRQPFVTTLFSATSHNPFVIPEKYKGKFPEGTMPIHKCIGYSDYSLKRFFETASKQPWYNNTLFVLTADHVNQPYHAEYKSDCGKFAVPIIFFRPGSRLKGKVETIAEQIDIMPSVLGYLGYKKPFMSFGRDLFHSKPEKGYAVSYLDDTFQYMKGKYMIQFDGQKTISVYNFVNDPLLKQNLLGKVPEQAAMEKELKAIVQQYVERMINNRLTANGI, encoded by the coding sequence ATGTTAACGAATAAATATCGCTATTTATATAAAACACCACTGACTCTTTTATATAATCTCGCGCTTTCTTTAGTAACTTTTACCATTTGCCGAATCATTTTTTTGGCTGCAAATATCAGCTATTTTCCTAATCTATCTAATGCACAACTCTTTTCTCTTTTCAAGGGTGGGATTGTATTTGATGTCTCTGCCATAGTCTATCTCAATATACTTTATATTCTTTTGATGGCTACACCAATTTATTTAAAAGAAAAAGAGAGCTATCAAAGGTCTGTTAAATGGTTGTTTGTCGTCACAAACGGAATAGCAATTGTTGCAAACTTGATAGATGTGGTTTATTTCCGCTATACTGATCACAGAACCACCGCTTTAACATTCAAAGAATTCAGTAACGAAGGAAATATTGGCACTATTATTGAGAAGGGAATGGTAGCCAATTGGTACTTAACAATAATAGGAGTTATTCTAATCTTTGCTTTATGGAAACTTTATAAAACATCGGGATTAAAGCAATGTCCTCAGAAATTGCGTCCGTACTATATAACTCAAACTATATTACTGTTTTTAATTGCCACCTTCTGTGTTATCGGAATGCGTGGAGGAGTTATATATCATTCACGTCCTATTACAAATACTGATGCAAATGTATACATTTCCCGTCCATCAGAGGCTAATATTGTTCTGAATACCCCTTTCTCAATTATACGAACTATTGGGGCAAAGCATTATACTGATCCAAAGTACTATTCATCTGATAAAGAGTTAAATGCTATATTTAATCCAATTATACAAACTAATGATAGTGTGGCATCCAAAAAGCTTAATGTGGTGGTGCTTATTATGGAAAGCTTCAGCAAAGAATTCGTTGGGTCAATGAATTCTCATTTAGATGGAGGGAAATATAAAGGATACACTCCATTTCTTGACTCGCTGATTCAGCATAGCTTAACCTTTAATCACTCTTTTGCCAACGGACAGAAAAGCATTGATGCCATGCCTTCCATTCTTTCAGGGCTTCCAAAATTATATGAATGTTATTTTCTTACTCCATATGCATTGAACTCTATCTCAGGAATTGCAGGTGAACTTAAGAAAGAAGGATATTATTCAGCTTTCTTTCATGGAGCAACTAATGGTTCCATGGGATTTGAAGGGTTTGCTAATATGAGTGGATTTCAGGATTATTATGGTATGACGGAGTATAACAATAATAAAGATTTTGATGGAACATGGGCTATCTGGGATGAAGAGTTCTTCCAGTTCTATGCAAAAAAGATGAGTTCTTTCAGACAACCTTTTGTTACAACACTTTTCTCGGCAACTTCTCATAATCCATTTGTTATTCCTGAAAAATATAAAGGGAAATTTCCGGAAGGAACTATGCCTATTCATAAATGTATAGGTTATTCTGATTATTCGTTAAAACGTTTTTTTGAGACAGCATCTAAGCAACCTTGGTATAACAATACGCTGTTTGTGCTCACTGCCGACCATGTAAATCAGCCTTATCATGCTGAATATAAATCCGACTGCGGAAAATTTGCAGTTCCTATTATTTTCTTCCGTCCCGGAAGCCGTCTGAAAGGAAAGGTTGAAACTATAGCAGAACAGATTGATATTATGCCTTCAGTTCTTGGTTACCTTGGATATAAGAAACCTTTCATGTCATTTGGACGAGATTTATTCCATTCCAAACCAGAAAAGGGCTATGCTGTGAGCTATTTGGATGATACTTTTCAGTATATGAAAGGGAAATACATGATTCAGTTCGATGGACAAAAAACAATTTCGGTATATAACTTCGTCAATGATCCATTATTAAAACAAAACCTGCTCGGAAAAGTTCCCGAACAGGCTGCTATGGAAAAAGAGCTGAAAGCTATTGTTCAGCAATATGTTGAACGAATGATTAATAACCGGCTTACTGCAAATGGAATCTAA
- the aspS gene encoding aspartate--tRNA ligase, with translation MYRTHTCGELQISDVNKIVTLSGWVQRSRKMGGMTFIDLRDRYGITQLVFNDAVNTELCDAANKLGREFVIQVKGEVNERSNKNANLSTGDIEIIVSELNVLNTAATPPFTIEDNSDGGDDIRMKYRYLDLRRNAVRSNLELRHKMTIEVRSYLDKLGFLEVETPILIGSTPEGARDFVVPSRMNPGQFYALPQSPQLFKQLLMVSGFDRYFQIAKCFRDEDLRADRQPEFTQIDCEMSFVEQEDVISTFEGMARHLFKTIRGIEITEAFPRMTWHNAMKLYGSDKPDIRFGMEFVELMDILKGKGFPVFDSAAYIGGICAEGAASYTRKQLDGLTEFVKRPQIGAKGMVYARVEADGNVKSSVDKFYTQETLQELKAAFGAKPGDLILILSGDDANKTRKQLCELRLEMGNQLGLRNKDTFACLWVIDFPLFEWDEESGRYMAMHHPFTSPKLEDVSLLDTNPGEVRANAYDMVINGVEVGGGSIRIHDSALQKKMFELLGFTEERAQEQFGFLMNAFKFGAPPHGGLAYGLDRWVSLFAGLDSIRDCIAFPKNNSGRDVMTDAPGYLEQAQLDELNLVIEIKE, from the coding sequence ATGTATAGAACGCATACTTGTGGGGAACTTCAGATCTCCGACGTAAATAAAATAGTAACACTTTCAGGATGGGTGCAACGCTCCAGAAAAATGGGGGGGATGACATTTATTGACCTCCGCGACCGCTATGGTATTACCCAGCTTGTTTTTAACGATGCTGTTAACACTGAGTTATGTGATGCAGCAAACAAACTTGGACGTGAATTTGTAATACAAGTTAAAGGTGAAGTTAACGAACGTTCAAATAAGAATGCAAACCTTTCTACAGGAGATATTGAGATTATTGTTTCAGAACTTAATGTTCTTAACACCGCAGCAACACCTCCTTTCACTATAGAAGATAATTCAGATGGTGGTGATGATATTCGTATGAAGTATCGTTACCTTGATCTTCGCCGTAACGCTGTTAGATCAAATCTTGAGCTTCGTCATAAAATGACTATCGAGGTACGTAGTTATCTTGATAAACTTGGATTCTTAGAAGTAGAAACTCCAATTCTTATCGGTTCTACACCTGAAGGTGCACGCGACTTCGTAGTTCCTTCACGCATGAATCCGGGACAATTTTATGCATTGCCTCAGTCGCCACAACTTTTCAAACAGTTGTTGATGGTATCAGGTTTTGATCGTTATTTCCAGATTGCTAAATGTTTCCGTGATGAAGACCTTCGTGCCGACCGCCAACCTGAGTTTACTCAGATAGACTGCGAGATGAGTTTTGTTGAGCAAGAAGATGTAATAAGCACCTTTGAAGGAATGGCAAGACATTTATTCAAAACAATTCGCGGTATTGAAATTACTGAAGCATTTCCACGTATGACATGGCATAATGCTATGAAGCTTTACGGAAGTGATAAACCAGACATACGCTTTGGAATGGAATTCGTTGAATTGATGGACATTCTAAAAGGTAAAGGATTCCCTGTATTCGATAGTGCAGCTTACATTGGTGGTATTTGTGCAGAAGGAGCAGCATCATATACTCGTAAACAATTAGACGGCCTGACAGAATTTGTTAAGCGTCCTCAGATTGGAGCCAAAGGTATGGTTTATGCTCGCGTTGAAGCTGATGGAAACGTAAAATCAAGCGTTGATAAATTCTATACTCAGGAAACTCTTCAGGAGCTTAAAGCTGCCTTTGGAGCAAAGCCCGGCGATTTAATCCTGATCCTTTCAGGTGATGATGCTAACAAAACCCGCAAACAACTTTGCGAACTTCGTCTTGAAATGGGTAACCAATTAGGCTTAAGAAATAAAGATACGTTTGCTTGCCTTTGGGTTATCGATTTCCCTCTGTTTGAATGGGATGAAGAAAGTGGTCGTTACATGGCAATGCACCACCCATTTACCTCTCCAAAACTAGAAGATGTTTCATTACTTGACACTAATCCTGGTGAAGTTCGTGCCAATGCTTACGATATGGTAATTAATGGTGTAGAAGTAGGAGGTGGTTCTATCCGTATTCACGATAGTGCTCTACAGAAAAAAATGTTCGAACTCCTTGGTTTTACAGAAGAAAGAGCTCAGGAACAATTTGGCTTCTTAATGAATGCCTTCAAGTTTGGTGCTCCTCCTCACGGTGGATTGGCCTATGGCCTTGATCGTTGGGTATCTCTGTTTGCCGGACTTGATTCTATACGCGACTGTATTGCATTCCCGAAAAATAATTCTGGCCGCGATGTTATGACTGATGCACCAGGTTATTTGGAGCAGGCTCAATTAGATGAATTGAATTTGGTTATAGAAATAAAAGAGTAA
- a CDS encoding aminotransferase class I/II-fold pyridoxal phosphate-dependent enzyme: MGLLQDKLEKYDIPQQVKAKGVYPYFRCIESEQNTEVIMSGKKVLMFGSNSYLGLTNHPKVIEAAVDASRKYGTGCAGSRFLNGTLDIHLELEKELAEFVGKEDAIIYSTGFQVNLGVVSCVTGREDYIICDERDHASIVDGRRLSFSQTLKFKHNDMASLEKELQKCKPDKIKLIVVDGVFSMEGDVANLPEIVRLAKQYNANIMVDEAHGLGVLGNHGRGTCDHFGLTKDVDLIMGTFSKSLAAIGGFIAADESIINYLRHNSRSYMFSASNTPAATAAARAALQIMKSEPERIDHLWDITNYSLKCFRELGFEIGNTSTPIIPLYVRDIEKTFMVTKMLFDEGVFVNPVIPPACAPEDTLIRFSLMATHSKEQIDIAVNKLEKCFKALDIIK; the protein is encoded by the coding sequence ATGGGATTATTACAAGATAAATTAGAGAAATATGATATACCACAGCAAGTTAAAGCTAAAGGTGTATATCCTTATTTCCGTTGCATTGAAAGTGAACAGAACACTGAAGTGATAATGAGTGGCAAGAAAGTACTAATGTTTGGTTCTAACTCATATTTAGGACTTACTAACCACCCAAAAGTAATTGAAGCAGCAGTAGACGCTTCTCGTAAATATGGTACAGGATGTGCTGGCTCACGTTTCCTAAACGGAACACTCGACATTCACCTGGAACTAGAAAAAGAACTAGCCGAATTCGTAGGAAAAGAAGATGCAATTATCTATTCTACCGGATTTCAAGTAAACTTAGGGGTAGTATCATGTGTTACAGGTCGTGAAGACTATATTATCTGTGATGAACGAGATCACGCTTCAATTGTTGATGGAAGACGTTTATCTTTCTCTCAGACATTAAAGTTTAAACACAACGACATGGCTTCTTTGGAGAAAGAACTTCAAAAATGTAAGCCAGATAAAATTAAGCTGATTGTTGTTGATGGTGTTTTCAGTATGGAAGGTGATGTTGCAAACTTGCCTGAGATTGTACGTTTAGCAAAACAATACAACGCGAACATCATGGTTGATGAAGCTCATGGACTAGGAGTCCTTGGAAATCATGGACGTGGCACTTGTGATCACTTTGGTTTGACTAAAGATGTTGATTTAATAATGGGAACTTTCAGTAAGTCTCTTGCTGCAATTGGTGGTTTTATTGCTGCTGATGAATCTATAATCAATTATCTGAGACACAATTCACGTTCTTATATGTTTAGTGCAAGTAACACACCTGCTGCCACTGCAGCTGCACGTGCTGCTTTGCAGATTATGAAATCAGAGCCAGAACGTATTGATCATTTATGGGATATCACAAATTATTCTCTTAAATGTTTCCGTGAATTAGGATTTGAAATAGGAAATACTTCAACTCCAATTATTCCTTTATATGTACGCGATATTGAGAAAACATTTATGGTTACCAAAATGTTGTTTGATGAAGGTGTATTTGTTAATCCTGTAATTCCACCTGCATGTGCACCAGAAGATACTTTAATTCGTTTCTCTCTTATGGCAACCCATTCAAAAGAACAGATTGACATCGCCGTTAACAAATTAGAGAAATGCTTTAAAGCATTAGATATTATTAAATAA
- a CDS encoding diacylglycerol kinase family lipid kinase — MDEKKKILFIVNPISGTQSKKLILNQLNERIDQNKYEIEIRYTERAGHAEEIAAKAATDGVYCVTAIGGDGTINEIGRSLIHTNTVLGIIPCGSGNGLARHLRIPMDSRKAIDIINKGNISAIDYGKINNKPFFCTCGVGFDAFVSLKFSAAGRRGILTYLEKTLLECLNYKPETYEVESEETKTKHKAFLIACGNASQYGNNAYIAPKASLQDGLMNVTVLEPFTVIDIPSLAFQLFNKTLDQNSRIRTFKSKKIHIHRTHPGLVHYDGDPVMMNEEIDVEIIAKGLLVITPEKGDREHNVLKKASDYFIGLKPKGGNLVEDITQINKQIIDRNIEFFKRLTKKQ; from the coding sequence ATGGATGAGAAGAAAAAAATACTATTTATCGTTAATCCGATCTCAGGCACTCAGAGTAAAAAATTAATTTTGAATCAGTTAAATGAAAGAATAGATCAAAATAAATATGAGATTGAAATAAGATATACAGAAAGAGCCGGCCATGCTGAAGAGATTGCTGCAAAGGCTGCCACAGATGGCGTTTATTGCGTAACTGCTATTGGCGGCGATGGAACTATTAATGAAATCGGGCGTTCTCTTATTCATACCAACACTGTTTTAGGGATTATTCCTTGTGGATCAGGAAATGGATTGGCTCGCCATCTGCGAATACCTATGGATAGCCGTAAGGCTATAGATATAATCAATAAAGGGAATATTTCAGCTATTGATTATGGTAAAATAAACAATAAACCCTTCTTTTGTACTTGTGGTGTTGGTTTCGATGCTTTTGTAAGTCTTAAGTTTTCTGCTGCCGGAAGACGAGGCATTCTTACGTATTTGGAAAAGACACTGTTGGAATGTTTAAATTACAAACCGGAAACTTATGAAGTTGAAAGTGAGGAGACTAAAACTAAGCATAAAGCTTTCTTGATTGCATGTGGTAATGCATCTCAATATGGTAATAATGCATATATTGCTCCTAAAGCTTCACTTCAGGATGGATTAATGAATGTTACTGTTTTAGAACCATTTACAGTAATAGATATTCCATCGCTTGCTTTTCAGTTATTCAATAAGACATTAGACCAGAATAGCAGAATCAGGACCTTTAAAAGCAAAAAAATACATATTCATAGAACTCATCCTGGGCTAGTTCATTATGATGGTGACCCTGTTATGATGAATGAAGAAATAGATGTAGAGATTATCGCAAAAGGTTTATTAGTAATAACTCCTGAAAAAGGTGATAGGGAACATAATGTATTAAAAAAAGCCTCTGACTATTTCATAGGGTTGAAACCTAAAGGGGGAAATTTAGTGGAAGATATAACCCAAATAAACAAACAAATTATAGATAGAAATATTGAATTCTTTAAAAGATTAACAAAGAAACAGTAA